In a single window of the Litorilituus sediminis genome:
- the rplA gene encoding 50S ribosomal protein L1, with protein sequence MAKLSKRARLIREKVDVLKEYDINEAVALLQELATAKFRESVDVAVNLGIDARKSDQNVRGATVLPNGTGRDVRVAVFTQGANAEKAKEAGADVVGMDDLAEQVKAGEMNFDVVIASPDAMRVVGQLGQILGPRGLMPNPKVGTVTPDVAGAVKNAKSGQIRYRNDKNGIIHTTIGKADFEAAQLQENLEALLEALKKAKPANAKGQYIKKVSLSTTMGAGVAINQSSLTL encoded by the coding sequence ATGGCTAAATTATCAAAACGCGCTCGTCTTATCCGTGAAAAAGTAGACGTATTAAAAGAATATGATATCAATGAAGCAGTAGCTTTATTGCAAGAACTTGCTACAGCAAAATTCCGTGAAAGCGTAGATGTTGCTGTAAACCTTGGCATTGATGCTCGTAAATCAGACCAAAACGTTCGTGGTGCAACAGTATTACCAAATGGTACTGGCCGTGATGTTCGTGTTGCTGTATTTACACAAGGCGCAAACGCTGAGAAAGCTAAAGAAGCTGGTGCTGACGTTGTTGGCATGGATGACTTAGCTGAGCAAGTTAAAGCTGGTGAAATGAACTTCGACGTTGTTATTGCTTCTCCTGATGCAATGCGTGTTGTTGGTCAACTAGGTCAAATCTTAGGCCCACGTGGTTTAATGCCTAACCCTAAAGTTGGCACAGTAACTCCTGACGTAGCTGGCGCTGTTAAAAACGCTAAGTCTGGTCAGATCCGTTACCGCAACGACAAAAACGGTATCATCCATACTACTATTGGTAAGGCTGATTTCGAAGCTGCACAGCTACAAGAAAACTTAGAAGCATTATTGGAAGCGCTTAAGAAAGCAAAACCTGCTAATGCTAAAGGTCAATACATCAAGAAAGTTTCACTTTCTACTACTATGGGTGCTGGCGTTGCCATCAACCAATCAAGCTTAACTCTTTAA
- the rplL gene encoding 50S ribosomal protein L7/L12 — MSISKDDILNAIAEMSVMDVVELVEAMEEKFGVSAAAAVAVAGGDAGGAAEEQTEFDVILTGFGDKKVAVIKAVRGATGLGLKEAKELVEGAPKALKEGVDKAEAEELKKSLEEAGASVEIK, encoded by the coding sequence ATGTCTATTTCTAAAGACGATATCCTAAATGCTATTGCTGAAATGTCAGTAATGGACGTAGTTGAATTAGTTGAAGCAATGGAAGAGAAGTTCGGCGTATCTGCTGCTGCTGCTGTTGCTGTTGCTGGCGGTGACGCTGGTGGTGCTGCTGAAGAGCAAACTGAATTTGACGTAATCTTAACTGGTTTCGGCGATAAGAAAGTTGCTGTAATCAAAGCAGTTCGTGGCGCTACAGGTTTAGGCCTTAAAGAAGCTAAAGAGCTAGTTGAAGGCGCGCCTAAAGCACTTAAAGAAGGTGTTGACAAAGCTGAAGCTGAAGAACTTAAGAAGTCTCTTGAAGAAGCTGGTGCTTCTGTTGAGATCAAATAA
- the secE gene encoding preprotein translocase subunit SecE, with translation MNASTEEQPSSSLDTFKWVAVFFFLAAAVAGNYVFGEASVLYRAIGVVVAVAIAGFIAVQTEKGRNAVMFAKESRTEVRKVVWPTRQEAVQTTGIVLVVTVIMALLLWGLDSVLFWLVGLVTGMQV, from the coding sequence ATGAATGCAAGTACAGAAGAGCAACCGAGCAGTTCTCTAGATACATTCAAATGGGTAGCAGTATTTTTCTTTTTAGCTGCTGCTGTTGCTGGCAATTACGTTTTTGGTGAAGCGTCAGTATTGTATCGTGCTATTGGGGTTGTAGTTGCCGTTGCCATCGCTGGCTTTATTGCAGTACAAACTGAAAAAGGTCGCAATGCGGTAATGTTTGCTAAAGAATCAAGAACAGAAGTTCGCAAGGTTGTCTGGCCAACACGTCAAGAAGCGGTACAAACTACAGGTATCGTTTTAGTGGTTACTGTGATCATGGCATTATTACTTTGGGGATTAGATTCAGTTCTATTCTGGTTAGTTGGTTTAGTTACAGGTATGCAGGTTTAG
- the rpoB gene encoding DNA-directed RNA polymerase subunit beta — MAYSYFEKKRIRKDFGKSAQVMDYPFLLSIQLESFSKFIDIDPTGETGLEAAFRSIFPIKAYSGSSELQYVSYRLGEPLFDVKECQIRGVTYSAPLRVKLRLVVYDKEAPAGTVKDIKEQEVYMGEIPLMTENGTFVINGTERVIVSQLHRSPGVFFDHDKGKTHSSGKVLYNARVIPYRGSWLDFEFDPKDNLFVRIDRRRKLPASIILRALEYSTEQILDIFYDTTNFEIKGDKLIMDLIPDRLRGETATFDIKIDKDDILVEQGRRITARHIRALNKAKVDKLEVPAEYIVGRVLSKAYVDESTGEVIAEANAEITLELLAELSQAGHKVISTLYMNEFDVGSYMSDTLRVDSSTNRLEALVEIYRMMRPGEPPTKDAAEALFDNLFFSSERYDLSTVGRMKFNRRVGNADDVGEGILSNDDIISVMKTLIDIRDGKGEVDDIDHLGNRRIRSVGEMAENQFRVGLVRVERAVRERLSLGDLDGTMPQDLINAKPISAAVKEFFGSSQLSQFMDQNNPLSEVTHKRRISALGPGGLTRERAGFEVRDVHPTHYGRVCPIETPEGPNIGLINSLSCYARTNDYGFLETPYRKVVDGVVTDEIDYLSAIEEGNFVIAQANAERDENQKLTQDLVNCRHKNEFTLKSSDEVQYMDVSPQQIISVAASLIPFLEHDDANRALMGSNMQRQAVPTLKVDKPLVGTGMEKVVAVDSGVTAVAKRGGVVDYVDASRIVVKVNENEMIPGEAGIDIYNLTKYTRSNQNTCINQRPVCRMGEPVVRGDVLADGPSTDMGELALGQNMRIAFMPWNGYNFEDSMLLSERVAQEDRFTTIHIQELTCIARDTKLGSEEITADIPNVGESALAKLDEAGVVYIGAEVSGGDILVGKVTPKGETQLTPEEKLLRAIFGEKAADVKDSSLRVPNSVKGTIIDVQIFTRDGVEKDARAIEIEEMQLKEVKKDLGDELSILEDGIYARTKKLLLSAGLNESDLTSMSRDKWLTQNLSDEAQQAELEQIAEQWDNIKEDFDKKYEVKRRKITQGDDLQPGVLKIVKVYLAVKRRIQPGDKMAGRHGNKGVISNVVPVEDMPYDENGVPVDIVLNPLGVPSRMNIGQILETHLGMAARGVGEKINRMLEAQQEIHKLRNFLQDVYNVGESRQEVDIASFSDEEVLRLADNLRAGLPIATPAFDGAAEKEIKELFKLADMPESGQFVLTDGRTGRKFERPVTVGYMYMLKLNHLVDDKMHARSTGSYSLVTQQPLGGKAQFGGQRFGEMEVWALEAYGAAYTLQEMLTVKSDDVNGRTKMYKNLVDGDHRMEPGIPESFNVLLKEIRSLGINIELDQE; from the coding sequence ATGGCTTACTCATACTTTGAGAAGAAGCGAATTAGAAAGGACTTTGGTAAAAGCGCACAAGTAATGGATTATCCATTCTTGTTGTCCATCCAACTCGAATCTTTTAGCAAGTTTATTGATATTGATCCAACAGGTGAAACCGGTCTAGAGGCTGCTTTCCGTTCTATTTTTCCAATTAAAGCTTATTCAGGTAGCTCAGAGTTACAATATGTAAGCTATCGCTTAGGCGAACCGTTATTTGACGTAAAAGAATGTCAAATACGAGGTGTAACTTATTCTGCACCGCTACGCGTTAAATTACGCTTAGTGGTTTACGATAAAGAAGCTCCGGCAGGTACTGTAAAAGATATCAAAGAGCAAGAAGTTTACATGGGTGAAATCCCGTTGATGACAGAGAACGGTACCTTTGTAATTAATGGTACTGAACGTGTTATCGTTTCACAATTGCATCGCTCTCCTGGTGTTTTCTTTGATCACGACAAAGGTAAAACACACTCTTCAGGTAAAGTGTTATATAACGCGCGTGTAATTCCTTACCGTGGTTCATGGTTAGATTTCGAATTTGATCCAAAAGATAACTTGTTCGTACGTATTGACCGTCGTCGTAAATTACCTGCGTCGATTATCTTACGTGCCTTAGAATATTCTACAGAACAAATTTTAGATATTTTCTACGATACAACGAACTTTGAAATCAAAGGTGATAAGTTGATCATGGATTTAATTCCTGATCGCTTACGTGGTGAAACAGCAACGTTTGATATTAAGATTGATAAAGATGATATCTTAGTTGAACAAGGTCGTCGTATTACGGCTCGTCATATTCGTGCTTTAAACAAAGCGAAAGTAGATAAGCTAGAAGTACCGGCTGAGTATATTGTTGGTCGCGTATTATCAAAAGCTTACGTTGATGAATCAACAGGTGAAGTGATTGCTGAAGCAAATGCTGAAATCACCTTAGAGCTTTTAGCTGAGTTAAGCCAAGCAGGCCATAAAGTTATTTCTACACTTTACATGAATGAATTCGATGTCGGTTCATACATGTCTGATACTTTACGTGTAGATAGTTCAACTAACCGCCTTGAAGCATTAGTTGAAATTTACCGTATGATGCGTCCTGGTGAGCCACCAACAAAAGATGCTGCTGAAGCCTTATTTGATAACTTATTCTTCTCATCAGAGCGTTATGACTTATCAACAGTAGGTCGTATGAAGTTCAACCGTCGTGTTGGTAACGCTGATGATGTCGGTGAAGGTATCTTATCTAACGACGATATTATTTCTGTAATGAAAACCCTTATCGATATTCGTGACGGTAAAGGTGAAGTGGATGATATCGATCACTTAGGTAACCGTCGTATTCGCTCTGTGGGTGAAATGGCAGAAAACCAATTCCGTGTGGGTCTAGTTCGTGTTGAGCGTGCTGTACGTGAGCGTTTAAGTCTGGGTGATTTAGACGGCACTATGCCACAAGATTTAATCAATGCTAAGCCTATCTCTGCGGCAGTTAAAGAGTTCTTTGGCTCTTCTCAATTGTCACAGTTTATGGACCAAAACAACCCGTTATCAGAAGTAACGCACAAGCGTCGTATCTCTGCATTAGGCCCAGGTGGTTTAACGCGTGAACGTGCTGGTTTCGAGGTTCGAGATGTTCATCCAACGCACTACGGTCGTGTATGTCCTATCGAAACACCTGAAGGTCCAAACATCGGTTTGATCAACTCACTTTCTTGTTATGCAAGAACTAACGACTATGGTTTCTTAGAAACACCATACCGTAAAGTGGTTGATGGTGTAGTGACCGATGAAATTGATTACTTATCAGCGATTGAAGAGGGTAACTTTGTTATCGCTCAGGCAAACGCTGAACGTGATGAAAATCAAAAGTTAACGCAAGACTTAGTTAACTGTCGTCACAAAAATGAATTTACACTGAAATCTTCTGATGAAGTTCAGTATATGGATGTATCTCCACAGCAAATTATTTCTGTGGCAGCATCACTTATTCCATTCCTAGAACACGATGATGCTAACCGTGCCTTAATGGGCTCGAACATGCAACGTCAAGCTGTACCTACATTGAAAGTGGACAAGCCACTTGTTGGTACTGGTATGGAAAAAGTAGTAGCGGTAGACTCAGGTGTTACAGCTGTTGCTAAACGTGGTGGTGTCGTTGATTACGTTGATGCATCACGTATCGTAGTTAAAGTAAATGAAAATGAAATGATCCCAGGTGAAGCGGGTATCGACATTTACAACTTAACTAAATACACACGTTCTAACCAAAACACTTGTATCAACCAGCGTCCAGTGTGTCGTATGGGTGAACCAGTAGTTCGTGGCGATGTATTAGCCGATGGTCCTTCAACCGATATGGGTGAATTAGCATTAGGTCAAAACATGCGTATCGCTTTCATGCCGTGGAATGGTTACAACTTTGAGGATTCAATGTTGTTATCTGAGCGTGTAGCACAAGAAGATCGCTTTACTACAATTCATATCCAAGAATTAACCTGTATTGCTCGTGATACTAAGCTAGGTAGTGAAGAAATCACTGCTGATATTCCTAATGTTGGTGAATCTGCATTAGCTAAGCTTGATGAAGCGGGTGTTGTATACATAGGTGCTGAAGTTAGCGGTGGTGATATCTTAGTAGGTAAAGTAACACCTAAAGGTGAAACGCAACTTACACCAGAAGAAAAACTACTACGTGCAATTTTCGGTGAGAAAGCAGCTGACGTTAAAGATAGCTCGTTACGTGTACCTAACTCAGTTAAAGGTACTATCATCGATGTACAAATCTTCACACGTGATGGCGTAGAAAAAGATGCTCGAGCAATCGAAATCGAAGAAATGCAACTTAAAGAAGTTAAGAAAGATCTTGGCGATGAATTAAGCATTTTAGAAGATGGCATCTATGCACGTACTAAGAAGTTATTACTATCAGCTGGTTTAAATGAATCAGATTTAACGTCTATGTCTCGTGATAAGTGGTTAACGCAGAACTTATCTGACGAAGCACAGCAAGCTGAATTAGAGCAAATTGCTGAGCAGTGGGATAACATCAAAGAAGACTTTGATAAGAAATACGAAGTCAAGCGTCGTAAGATCACTCAAGGTGATGACTTACAACCGGGCGTATTGAAGATTGTTAAAGTTTACTTAGCGGTTAAACGTCGTATTCAGCCGGGTGATAAGATGGCTGGTCGTCACGGTAACAAGGGTGTTATCTCTAACGTAGTACCAGTAGAAGATATGCCGTACGATGAAAACGGCGTACCTGTTGATATCGTGTTGAACCCGCTAGGTGTACCATCACGTATGAACATAGGTCAGATCTTAGAAACTCACTTAGGTATGGCGGCACGTGGTGTTGGTGAGAAAATTAACCGTATGTTAGAAGCTCAACAAGAGATTCATAAGCTACGTAACTTCTTACAAGACGTATACAACGTGGGTGAGTCTCGCCAAGAAGTTGATATCGCAAGCTTCTCTGATGAAGAAGTACTGCGTTTAGCAGACAATTTACGTGCTGGTTTACCTATTGCAACACCTGCATTTGATGGTGCGGCAGAGAAAGAAATTAAAGAGCTATTTAAGCTTGCTGATATGCCAGAAAGTGGTCAGTTCGTATTAACTGACGGTCGTACTGGTCGCAAGTTTGAACGTCCAGTAACGGTAGGTTACATGTACATGCTGAAACTAAACCACTTAGTTGATGACAAGATGCATGCCCGTTCAACTGGTTCTTATAGCTTGGTTACTCAGCAACCACTTGGTGGTAAAGCTCAGTTTGGTGGCCAGCGTTTCGGTGAGATGGAAGTATGGGCACTTGAAGCATACGGTGCTGCATATACCTTACAAGAAATGTTAACGGTTAAGTCTGATGATGTTAACGGTCGTACTAAGATGTATAAGAACTTAGTTGACGGTGACCACAGAATGGAGCCAGGTATCCCTGAGTCATTCAACGTATTGTTGAAAGAAATTCGTTCGTTAGGTATTAACATCGAACTAGATCAGGAATAG
- the rplK gene encoding 50S ribosomal protein L11 — MAKKVQALIKLQVAAGAANPSPPVGPALGQHGVNIMEFCKAFNAKTDSIEKGAPVPVVITVYNDRSFTFETKTPPASFLLKKAAGIKSGSGRPNTEKVGTVTTAQLEEIVKTKEPDLTAGSMEAAVRTIAGSARSMGLVVED, encoded by the coding sequence ATGGCTAAGAAAGTCCAAGCTTTAATCAAGCTACAAGTAGCTGCTGGTGCAGCTAACCCGTCACCACCAGTTGGTCCTGCATTAGGTCAACACGGTGTTAACATCATGGAATTCTGTAAAGCGTTCAACGCAAAAACAGATTCAATCGAGAAAGGTGCTCCGGTTCCAGTAGTAATTACTGTATACAATGACCGTTCATTTACTTTCGAAACTAAGACTCCACCTGCTTCATTCTTATTGAAAAAAGCAGCTGGTATCAAGAGTGGCTCTGGTCGTCCTAACACTGAAAAAGTTGGTACAGTAACAACTGCACAACTTGAAGAAATCGTTAAGACAAAAGAACCTGATCTTACTGCTGGTTCAATGGAAGCTGCAGTGCGTACTATTGCGGGTTCTGCTCGTTCAATGGGTTTAGTGGTAGAGGACTAA
- the rplJ gene encoding 50S ribosomal protein L10 → MAINLDDKKAIVAEVQEAAKGAQSAVVADARGVTVEAITVLRKQARENGVWMKVVRNTLARRAVEGTDFECVSDTFKGPSLIAFSSEHPGAAARLFSDFAKTNEAFELKAAAFEGNVVDVNMLAKLPTYDEAIARLMSAMKEASAGKLARTLAAVRDQKEQEAA, encoded by the coding sequence ATGGCTATCAATCTTGATGACAAAAAAGCAATTGTTGCTGAAGTTCAAGAAGCTGCCAAAGGCGCTCAATCAGCTGTAGTTGCGGATGCCCGTGGTGTTACAGTTGAAGCAATTACTGTATTGCGTAAGCAAGCACGTGAAAATGGCGTATGGATGAAAGTTGTCCGTAACACATTAGCACGTCGTGCAGTAGAAGGTACTGATTTTGAGTGTGTTTCTGATACATTTAAAGGTCCTTCATTAATTGCATTTTCAAGCGAGCACCCAGGTGCTGCTGCACGTTTATTCTCAGACTTCGCTAAAACTAACGAAGCATTTGAATTAAAAGCAGCTGCATTTGAAGGTAATGTTGTAGACGTAAACATGTTAGCTAAGCTACCTACTTACGACGAAGCAATTGCACGTTTAATGAGCGCTATGAAAGAAGCATCTGCAGGCAAACTTGCCCGCACACTTGCTGCAGTTCGCGATCAGAAAGAACAAGAAGCTGCTTAA
- the tuf gene encoding elongation factor Tu, whose protein sequence is MAKEKFERSKPHVNVGTIGHVDHGKTTLTAAISAVLTKTHGGEVKDFAQIDNAPEERERGITINTSHIEYDTADRHYAHVDCPGHADYIKNMITGAAQMDGAILVVAATDGPMPQTREHILLSRQVGVPFIIVFMNKCDMVDDEELLELVEMEVRELLSEYEFPGDDLPVIQGSALGALNGEEKWEAKVLELAEALDTYIPEPERAIDGAFIMPIEDVFSISGRGTVVTGRVERGIITVGDEVEIVGIRETQKSTCTGVEMFRKLLDEGRAGENCGILLRGLKREDVERGQVLAAPGSITPHTKFESEVYVLSKDEGGRHTPFFKGYRPQFYFRTTDITGSVELPEGVEMVMPGDNLKFVVELINPVAMDEGLRFAIREGGRTVGAGVVSSILD, encoded by the coding sequence ATGGCTAAAGAAAAATTTGAACGTTCGAAACCGCATGTAAACGTTGGTACAATCGGACACGTTGACCACGGTAAAACTACGTTAACAGCTGCTATCTCTGCGGTATTAACGAAGACTCACGGTGGTGAAGTAAAAGATTTCGCACAAATCGATAATGCTCCAGAAGAGCGTGAGCGTGGTATTACAATCAATACTTCTCACATCGAATACGATACAGCGGATCGTCACTACGCACACGTAGACTGTCCAGGTCACGCCGATTACATCAAAAACATGATTACTGGTGCTGCACAAATGGACGGCGCTATCTTAGTAGTAGCAGCTACAGATGGTCCAATGCCACAAACACGTGAGCACATCTTATTATCTCGTCAGGTTGGTGTACCTTTCATCATCGTATTCATGAACAAATGTGACATGGTTGACGACGAAGAGTTATTAGAATTAGTAGAAATGGAAGTTCGTGAACTTCTTTCTGAATACGAATTCCCAGGTGATGACTTGCCAGTAATTCAAGGTTCTGCTTTGGGTGCACTTAACGGTGAAGAGAAGTGGGAAGCGAAAGTATTAGAACTTGCTGAAGCATTAGATACTTACATTCCAGAGCCAGAGCGTGCAATCGACGGTGCATTCATCATGCCTATCGAAGACGTTTTCTCAATCTCAGGTCGTGGTACTGTTGTAACAGGTCGTGTAGAGCGTGGTATCATCACAGTAGGTGATGAAGTAGAAATCGTTGGTATCCGTGAGACGCAAAAGTCTACTTGTACTGGTGTAGAAATGTTCCGTAAGCTTCTTGACGAAGGTCGTGCTGGTGAGAACTGTGGTATTCTTTTACGTGGTCTTAAGCGTGAAGACGTTGAACGTGGTCAAGTATTAGCGGCTCCTGGTTCAATCACGCCACACACTAAGTTCGAATCAGAAGTATACGTACTTTCAAAAGATGAAGGTGGTCGTCATACACCATTCTTCAAAGGTTACCGTCCACAGTTCTACTTCCGTACAACTGACATCACAGGTTCTGTAGAATTACCTGAAGGTGTAGAAATGGTAATGCCAGGCGACAACCTTAAGTTTGTTGTTGAGCTAATCAACCCAGTAGCGATGGACGAAGGTTTACGCTTCGCGATTCGTGAAGGTGGTCGTACTGTAGGTGCTGGTGTTGTATCTTCAATCTTAGACTAA
- the birA gene encoding bifunctional biotin--[acetyl-CoA-carboxylase] ligase/biotin operon repressor BirA, with translation MTKAIKEHLIQALAQGRFISGQTLAEELEVSRSAIAKHIKALIDMGLDIYSVTGKGYKLSEPITLLNKDKICAQLDSKALPVVEVHSLIDSTNDYLMRRLPNQLIQGQVCLAEFQSAGRGRRGRQWISPFGSQLYLSMYWYLEQGLSAAMGLSLVTALAVSDAIKSYCDVQVQLKWPNDVYLDGVKLAGILIDLEGQPLEPSHSVIGLGLNINMPDLAAQHIDQRWTDLQKHSEKKIDRNDICAAIINALWQRLEQHKLHGLSPMLDDWHKQDLYLNKQVKLLTGERTTLGICRGINNQGALLLEVNGQVQPIYGGEVSLRSAQ, from the coding sequence ATGACTAAAGCGATAAAAGAGCATTTAATTCAGGCGTTAGCACAAGGGCGTTTTATTTCAGGGCAAACATTAGCAGAAGAGCTTGAGGTCAGTCGTAGCGCCATAGCAAAACATATTAAAGCGCTTATTGATATGGGGCTTGATATTTATAGCGTCACGGGTAAAGGTTATAAGCTATCAGAGCCAATTACACTATTAAACAAAGATAAAATTTGCGCTCAACTTGACAGTAAAGCATTACCTGTAGTTGAGGTGCATAGCTTGATTGATTCAACTAACGACTACTTAATGCGCCGTTTACCGAACCAGCTTATACAAGGGCAAGTATGTTTAGCTGAGTTTCAAAGTGCAGGGCGGGGACGACGAGGCAGGCAATGGATCTCTCCATTTGGCTCTCAGCTTTATCTTTCTATGTATTGGTATCTTGAGCAGGGCTTATCAGCCGCGATGGGCTTAAGTTTAGTTACTGCGCTTGCTGTTAGTGATGCCATCAAATCGTATTGCGATGTGCAAGTTCAGCTAAAATGGCCTAATGATGTCTACCTTGATGGCGTTAAATTAGCAGGCATACTTATTGATTTAGAAGGGCAGCCGCTTGAGCCGAGCCACAGTGTTATTGGTTTAGGTTTAAATATTAATATGCCAGATTTAGCGGCACAACATATTGACCAGCGCTGGACTGATTTGCAAAAACACAGCGAGAAAAAGATTGATCGCAATGATATTTGTGCCGCTATTATTAATGCCTTATGGCAAAGATTAGAACAACACAAGCTTCATGGCTTGTCGCCAATGCTAGATGATTGGCATAAACAAGACTTGTACTTAAATAAGCAAGTAAAACTGCTTACAGGTGAACGGACTACTTTAGGGATTTGTCGAGGTATTAATAATCAAGGGGCTTTATTGCTTGAAGTGAATGGTCAAGTTCAGCCAATTTATGGTGGCGAGGTCAGTTTAAGGAGCGCACAGTGA
- the nusG gene encoding transcription termination/antitermination protein NusG: MSEDIFSEENTAPEGEEKAVNKKLRWYVVQAFSGYEARVQKTLIEHIEIHGLQDKFGEILVPTEEVVEMRAGQKRKSSRKFFPGYVLVQMEMDEEAWHLVKSVPRVLGFIGGTSDRPAPITQREADRILQRLEETDKPKPKTLFEPGEVVRVIDGPFADFNGVVEELDYEKNRIKVSVLIFGRSTPVDLEFGQVEKTN; this comes from the coding sequence ATGTCTGAAGATATTTTCTCTGAAGAGAACACAGCACCGGAAGGTGAAGAGAAAGCAGTAAACAAAAAGTTGCGTTGGTATGTTGTCCAAGCATTTTCTGGTTACGAAGCTCGCGTACAAAAAACTTTAATTGAGCACATTGAAATTCACGGTTTACAAGATAAATTTGGTGAGATTTTAGTGCCAACGGAAGAAGTGGTTGAAATGCGCGCTGGTCAAAAGCGTAAGAGTTCACGTAAATTCTTCCCAGGTTACGTTCTTGTACAGATGGAAATGGATGAAGAAGCATGGCACTTAGTGAAAAGTGTGCCACGTGTATTAGGTTTTATTGGCGGTACTAGTGATCGTCCAGCACCAATCACGCAGCGTGAAGCAGATCGCATCTTACAGCGCTTAGAAGAAACAGATAAGCCGAAGCCGAAAACATTGTTTGAGCCAGGTGAAGTGGTTCGTGTTATCGATGGTCCATTTGCTGACTTTAATGGTGTTGTTGAAGAGCTTGATTACGAGAAAAACCGTATCAAAGTATCTGTACTTATCTTCGGTCGTTCAACACCGGTTGATCTTGAATTTGGTCAGGTTGAAAAGACTAACTAA
- a CDS encoding type III pantothenate kinase, which translates to MNALIDIGNSRAKYTLYHLRQYGDIQVVANEQFDQQYFNQHFLAVEGVIVASVANELLVDALHLWCKQNNKSFKQVVSEQQKANLCSAYDKPESLGVDRWLALVAVSNIYPQQNCLIVDAGTATTIDLLTADGQHQGGYILAGIDTLYSAVLSDTTLVHAEKSTQATLAFGKNTSANVNNACWAATIGAINVAIEQAEQLAKLDKVIITGGNAHKLQQHLQLPSEHVANLIFQGLATYIE; encoded by the coding sequence GTGAACGCCTTAATCGATATAGGTAATAGCAGAGCTAAATATACGCTATATCACTTACGTCAGTATGGCGACATTCAAGTTGTCGCGAATGAGCAATTTGATCAGCAATACTTTAATCAGCACTTTTTAGCGGTAGAAGGCGTGATTGTTGCCAGTGTTGCTAATGAATTACTGGTTGATGCATTACACCTTTGGTGTAAGCAAAATAATAAATCATTTAAACAAGTGGTGAGTGAACAGCAAAAGGCGAATCTGTGCTCTGCTTATGATAAGCCTGAAAGTTTAGGGGTTGATCGTTGGCTAGCCTTAGTAGCTGTGTCAAATATTTACCCGCAGCAAAATTGCTTAATTGTTGATGCTGGCACGGCAACCACCATAGATTTACTGACAGCTGACGGTCAGCATCAAGGGGGTTATATCTTAGCGGGTATTGATACCTTGTATAGCGCCGTCTTATCAGATACCACTTTAGTTCATGCAGAAAAATCAACTCAAGCAACGCTAGCTTTTGGCAAAAACACTTCTGCGAATGTCAATAATGCCTGTTGGGCAGCAACAATAGGCGCTATTAATGTCGCTATTGAGCAAGCTGAGCAACTAGCAAAATTAGATAAGGTGATTATTACCGGCGGTAATGCACATAAACTTCAACAGCATTTGCAGCTGCCAAGTGAACATGTGGCTAATCTAATCTTTCAAGGTCTCGCTACATATATAGAGTAA